Proteins from a single region of Streptomyces glaucescens:
- a CDS encoding GlxA family transcriptional regulator has protein sequence MRAVHDRTADDERDHVEGPPRRHRIAVLALPGVPPFELGIPSRVFGSVEDAEGRPLYEVTVCTADGAPVLSDAGFTLRPAAGPEALAVADTVIIPPTHAMPELGRGGPLPPEVTAAIARIRPGTRLVSICSGSYVLAAAGLLDGRPATTHWNLAPEFRSAYPMVKVDEEVLFVDDGDVLTSAGVAAGVDLCLHMIRRDHGAAAANRAARMCVVPPWRDGGQAQYIDRPVPEPTVSGTSATRAWALEHLGEPLTLARLAEHARMSLRSFTRRFRDEVGMTPGQWLTAQRLELAKQLLETTDWPVDLVAHRAGFGSGNSLRAHMRTAVGISPAAYRRTFSAQG, from the coding sequence ATGCGCGCAGTGCACGACCGGACGGCGGACGACGAGCGGGACCACGTCGAGGGGCCTCCTCGGCGTCACCGGATCGCGGTGCTCGCCCTGCCGGGGGTGCCGCCCTTCGAGCTGGGCATCCCCTCCCGTGTCTTCGGCAGCGTCGAGGACGCCGAGGGCCGCCCGCTCTACGAGGTCACCGTCTGCACCGCCGACGGCGCGCCCGTGCTCAGCGATGCCGGATTCACCCTGCGCCCCGCGGCGGGGCCGGAAGCCCTGGCCGTCGCGGACACCGTGATCATCCCGCCCACGCACGCCATGCCCGAGCTGGGCCGCGGCGGCCCGCTGCCGCCCGAGGTCACCGCGGCCATCGCCCGCATCCGGCCCGGCACCCGGCTGGTGTCCATCTGCTCCGGGTCCTACGTGCTCGCCGCCGCCGGGCTGCTCGACGGCAGGCCCGCGACCACGCACTGGAACCTGGCGCCGGAGTTCCGCAGCGCCTACCCCATGGTCAAGGTCGACGAGGAGGTGCTGTTCGTCGACGACGGTGACGTGCTGACCTCCGCGGGTGTGGCGGCCGGTGTCGACCTGTGCCTGCACATGATCCGGCGGGACCACGGCGCCGCCGCGGCCAACCGGGCCGCCCGGATGTGCGTCGTACCGCCCTGGCGGGACGGCGGGCAGGCGCAGTACATCGACCGTCCCGTGCCCGAGCCCACCGTCAGCGGCACCAGCGCCACCCGCGCCTGGGCACTGGAGCACCTCGGCGAACCCCTGACGCTCGCCCGGCTCGCCGAGCACGCCCGGATGAGCCTGCGCTCCTTCACCCGGCGTTTCCGCGACGAGGTCGGCATGACCCCGGGTCAGTGGCTGACCGCGCAACGGCTGGAACTGGCCAAGCAGTTGCTGGAGACCACGGACTGGCCGGTCGACCTGGTCGCGCACCGGGCGGGTTTCGGCTCCGGCAACTCCTTGCGGGCGCACATGAGGACGGCTGTCGGCATCTCCCCCGCCGCCTACCGCCGCACCTTCAGCGCCCAGGGCTGA
- a CDS encoding tellurite resistance TerB family protein, producing the protein MAMWDRIKDQAKNLQQLQGARQTSGGHAPHGGQGHGAGSSSGGSKAQLIGLFKSQLASVKTELKSGAYRDASMAMCALVAVADGHVDPAERQRVEELIVTNEVLQNFPADQLRQRFNQHVDRLLGNFEAGRAEALQIIAKAAKKPAEARAVIQTGIVVAGADGHFDMNEQQAVREACGALGLSPAEFGI; encoded by the coding sequence GTGGCGATGTGGGACCGGATCAAGGACCAGGCCAAGAACCTGCAGCAGCTGCAGGGCGCTCGCCAGACCAGCGGCGGCCACGCGCCGCACGGCGGGCAGGGCCATGGGGCGGGCTCCTCCTCCGGGGGATCGAAGGCCCAGCTGATCGGGCTGTTCAAGTCCCAGCTGGCCTCGGTCAAGACCGAGCTGAAGAGCGGCGCCTACCGGGACGCGAGCATGGCGATGTGCGCGCTGGTGGCCGTCGCCGACGGGCACGTCGACCCGGCGGAGCGACAGCGCGTGGAGGAACTGATCGTCACCAACGAGGTGCTGCAGAACTTCCCGGCCGACCAGCTGCGCCAGCGGTTCAACCAGCACGTGGACCGGCTGCTCGGCAACTTCGAGGCGGGCAGGGCCGAGGCCCTCCAGATCATCGCGAAGGCCGCGAAGAAGCCCGCCGAGGCCCGCGCGGTGATCCAGACCGGCATCGTGGTCGCCGGTGCGGACGGGCACTTCGACATGAACGAGCAGCAGGCGGTCCGCGAGGCGTGCGGTGCACTCGGCCTCTCCCCGGCGGAGTTCGGCATCTGA
- a CDS encoding glutamate-cysteine ligase family protein, whose amino-acid sequence MGRDVPAMAFTREDRRRFRHKMHECLDVFARMLRESRFDFERPQVGLEIELNLVDASGEPAMRSTDVLEAIADPAWSSELGRFNLEINIEPRRLTAGGPDSWEREIRDALNHAEEKAAAIGAHLVMVGILPTLEQKDVGPAALSENPRYHLLNEQIFAARGEDLLISVDGVERLETFADTITPEAACTSTQFHLQVSPDEFAPYWNAAQAVAGVQVALAANSPFLFGKELWRETRLPLFEQATDTRPDEIKVQGVRPRVWFGERWITTVFDLFEENVRYFPALLPLCDDEDPQALLDRGEIPGLAELTLHNGTIYRWNRPVYAVVDGVPHLRVENRVLPAGPTVADILSNGAFYYGLTRALVDEDRPVWSRMSFSVAEDNLHTAARHGIDAHLYWPGMGEVPVTELVLRRLLPLAHRGLEQAGMDAAWREPLLGVIEQRCVSGRNGAVWQSEMFHHLHDRPQVSRHEALRRMTRQYLDYMHLNAPAHTWPVE is encoded by the coding sequence ATGGGACGCGACGTCCCGGCGATGGCGTTCACCCGCGAGGACCGTCGCCGGTTCCGGCACAAGATGCACGAGTGCCTCGACGTGTTCGCGCGGATGCTGCGCGAGTCCCGCTTCGACTTCGAGCGGCCGCAGGTCGGCCTGGAGATCGAGCTGAACCTCGTGGACGCCTCCGGCGAGCCCGCGATGCGCAGCACGGACGTCCTGGAGGCGATCGCCGATCCGGCCTGGTCGAGTGAGCTGGGCCGGTTCAACCTGGAGATCAACATCGAGCCGCGGCGGCTGACCGCGGGCGGCCCGGACTCCTGGGAGCGGGAGATCAGGGACGCGCTCAACCACGCGGAGGAGAAGGCCGCCGCGATCGGCGCGCACCTCGTCATGGTCGGGATCCTGCCCACGCTGGAGCAGAAGGACGTCGGTCCGGCCGCGCTCTCCGAGAACCCGAGGTACCACCTGCTGAACGAGCAGATCTTCGCCGCCCGCGGCGAGGACCTGCTGATCTCGGTGGACGGCGTCGAGCGGCTGGAGACCTTCGCGGACACCATCACGCCGGAGGCGGCGTGCACCAGCACGCAGTTCCACCTCCAGGTGTCCCCGGACGAGTTCGCCCCCTACTGGAACGCCGCCCAGGCCGTCGCGGGGGTGCAGGTGGCCCTCGCGGCGAACTCTCCCTTCCTGTTCGGCAAGGAGCTGTGGCGCGAGACGCGGCTCCCGCTGTTCGAACAGGCCACCGACACCCGGCCGGACGAGATCAAGGTGCAGGGGGTGCGCCCCCGGGTGTGGTTCGGCGAGCGCTGGATCACCACCGTCTTCGACCTCTTCGAGGAGAACGTGCGGTACTTCCCCGCGCTGCTCCCGCTGTGCGACGACGAGGACCCGCAGGCGCTGCTCGACCGCGGCGAGATCCCGGGGCTCGCCGAGCTGACCCTGCACAACGGGACGATCTACCGCTGGAACCGCCCGGTCTACGCCGTCGTCGACGGCGTGCCGCACCTGCGGGTGGAGAACCGGGTGCTGCCCGCGGGCCCCACGGTGGCCGACATCCTGTCCAACGGCGCCTTCTACTACGGCCTCACCCGCGCCCTGGTCGACGAGGACCGGCCGGTGTGGTCGCGCATGTCCTTCTCGGTGGCGGAGGACAACCTGCACACCGCGGCCCGGCACGGGATCGACGCCCACCTGTACTGGCCGGGGATGGGCGAGGTCCCGGTGACCGAGCTGGTGCTGCGGCGCCTGCTGCCCCTGGCGCACCGCGGGCTGGAGCAGGCGGGCATGGACGCGGCCTGGCGTGAGCCGCTGCTGGGGGTCATCGAGCAGCGGTGCGTCAGCGGGCGCAACGGCGCGGTGTGGCAGTCGGAGATGTTCCACCACCTCCACGACCGGCCCCAGGTGAGCCGGCACGAGGCGCTGCGCCGGATGACCCGGCAGTACCTCGACTACATGCACCTCAACGCCCCCGCGCACACCTGGCCGGTCGAGTGA
- a CDS encoding NAD(P)H-binding protein, with amino-acid sequence MLRRPAGAGVRRLVLLSARVWAELGEEHLATERAVQASGLEWTVLRPTWFAQNFTELDFIASPLAGPGELRLPTGEGREAFVDLADLADVAAAALTEDGHAGRVYVLSGPRSLSFGDAVAEIARASGRPLRFVPVTEDEYRADLAAAGHPDAVADELIVLLRHIREERGATVTDGVREALGRPARDFAEYVARTGFGTLREPVS; translated from the coding sequence GTGCTCCGTCGGCCGGCCGGCGCCGGGGTACGGCGGCTGGTGCTGCTGTCCGCCCGGGTCTGGGCCGAGCTGGGCGAGGAGCACCTCGCCACCGAGCGGGCGGTACAGGCGTCCGGCCTGGAGTGGACCGTCCTGCGCCCCACCTGGTTCGCCCAGAACTTCACCGAGCTCGACTTCATAGCCTCCCCGCTGGCCGGCCCGGGCGAGCTGCGGCTGCCCACCGGTGAGGGACGGGAGGCGTTCGTCGACCTGGCGGACCTCGCGGACGTCGCGGCGGCGGCGCTCACGGAGGACGGACACGCCGGACGCGTCTACGTCCTGTCCGGCCCCCGTTCGCTCAGCTTCGGGGACGCCGTCGCCGAGATCGCCCGCGCCTCGGGCAGGCCGCTGCGCTTCGTCCCGGTCACCGAGGACGAGTACCGCGCCGACCTCGCCGCCGCCGGACACCCGGACGCCGTGGCCGACGAGCTGATCGTGCTGCTGCGGCACATCCGCGAGGAGCGCGGCGCGACGGTCACCGACGGCGTCCGGGAGGCACTGGGCCGGCCCGCCCGCGATTTCGCGGAGTACGTCGCCCGCACCGGCTTCGGCACCCTCCGCGAACCCGTCTCCTGA